Within Zootoca vivipara chromosome 17, rZooViv1.1, whole genome shotgun sequence, the genomic segment ctttgtcatgctggccacatgacctggaagctatacgccggctccctcggccaataatgcgagatgagcgcgcaaccccagagtcggtcacgactggacctaatggtcaggggtccctttaccctttacctttattacagtggtacctcgggttacagacacttcaggttacagactccgctaacccagaaatagtacctcaggttaagaactttgcttcaggatgagaacagaaattgttcttaacttggtacctcaggttaagaacaatttcaggttaagaactgacctccggaatgaattaagttcttaacccgaggtaccactgtataactcatgcatccccaaacttcggccctccagatgttttggactacaattcccatctttcccaaccactggtcctgttagctagggatcatgggagttgtaggccaaaacatctggagggccagtttgAGGATACCTGGTATAACTATTAACATTATGGTTTTATTTTGCCCTTTATCACATTTGTGACCCTGCATAAATGCATAAAAATTTAAAGTTACCTGAACATTCAGTGACatacaaaatgtataaaattataatCGGAATTTAACATAAACTGAATATTCAGTGGCGCAACAGTGTTGTGGCAAactaaagactaacaaattggTTTTACACCATGCAGGAACTGAGTTTTCCAGGCAGATAGCCAATGATGGCTCCAGTTGACAGGAGGCAGGGAATGCTGTAGTTTGACTGTCAACACAGAAAAGGTCTTGTCCTAGATCATCACACAGTGTACCTCACCTATAAGTGGGTCCATGAGAAGGGCACAAGCAGACTTATATTGGGAGAGGTGCTCTTTCAAAGATCCAGGTCTCAAGTCATTTAGGACTTTATTTGTTAAAGGTAACACCTTAAATTGGGGCAAGAAAAGTAACTGGGGAAAGCTTTCAGGAATTGTGTGAGCCTATTCGAGAAAATGGCATCTGCCAGAGCTACATTTAgctaccattgagctacagcccttccctgaaagaaaaaaagaagtatcTTACAATATGTGGCAATGTAATCAACACATTATTTGATCATGATCAGTGATGCAGCTATCATTTGCAGTTTACCAAGTTTTTGAAAATGTGGCTAAGAAGTATGATTTAATGAATGATTCAATGAGTCTGGGAATCCATCGTCTTTGGAAGGACAACCTGCTGCATCAAATGAACCCTTACCCTGGAAGCCAGTTGCTTGATGTTGCTGGAGGGACAGGTGAGACTCATGTTGTTCATAGGGATATTTTAATGAGCTTTAGCTCCACGTGTGAGACAATGTgtacaatatttattttttaggaacttaataagctgccttatacagagtcagagccttggtccacctagctcagatTTGTCAACCCTGACTGGTAGCAGCCTCTGGGAAGTGAGCAATCTCCAACAATCTGTATTGTGAAGAGATTAATGCTATTCAACTTGTTGCTCTGGAGTTGCGGGTGAGCAATGAATTAGGATtataggaagctgcattttgcCGGGTCAGACCACTAGTCATAACAgcaatggctttccagggtttcaagtattgtctctcccaccccaccaggagatgtcagggattgaatttgggattgTCTGCATTAAaaagagatgctctaccactgagctacaacccttcctgTTCACTTTTTAGTCTTTCAGGTTAttagtttttgtgttttgttaagCTTATTTGTTGGTTTCTAAATTGTATTTATATGTTGTGTGCGAATCAGGGTTTATTCTAGCCTTCCAAAACCTGCTGGCCTCCAGATttcattggactacaacacctattagccctagccagcatgaccaatggtcaaggatgacagTAGCAGTGATCCAAATCACttgaagagcaccaggttgggaaaactGGTTTATTCACACTTCTGTATACATTCCTGGGAGCTTCTGATGAAGGGGTGTTAATGACTGAAACAAGTAATTAACGGTAGTACAATCCTCTGCAGATCTATTTGTCGCCAAGTCACACAATCTCAAAAGGGAATGACCCTCAGGAAAGTGGGTGGATGTGGTGCTTTCCATCAAGTGGTTCTCAACATGGTTTTGCACAATTTTGCAATAATACAAGATACTGAACAGACACATGCTTTACCCAGCAACTTTTAGTCCTCTGGTTGTTTGGGAAAGGGCCTTGACTCAGTGctcaagcatctgctttgcattcaaaaggttCCAGCTAGGACTGGTAGAgactccctgcttgaaaccccggagagccatTGTCAGAACAGTGTAGGGAgcattgaactagatgggccaatgggctgattcagcataaggcagcttcctatgcacaaCCTTTcttgggtgctgctgaaattgtaCTGTGCTTCCCTCTGGACAATCTCGGGACAGTTGGCATTTGGAGTTGAATGTTCTTCCTAGGTTGAATAAATGAATGCAGCTTGAGAATGAATAAATACGGAAACTCCTAATGCAATACGTTAGCGCACTTACAATGCTTAAGCATTAAATTTTAGGGAAGAATCCCACATTGTGAGTCTTCCTTTCAAAACTAACGCAGGAGACATCGCCTTTCGGTTTATCAATTACGTGCGTTCCCAGCGGGAGCGACGAGTCCAGCAGCAGCTGAGATCCCATCAGAATTTATCGTATGAGGAGATTACCAAGCTTTACCATGAAGAGGAGCATCAGTCCCTGGGAGGATCCCACGTGGTGGTTTGTGACATTAACAAGGAGATGCTGAAGGTTGGGAAGAAGAAATCACAACGCCTTGGTTATTCTCAAGGTAATAGACTGTTACTTCAGCAAAGGGATGGAAAACGTGTATGGATAGCCTAGTTCAACATCTAAGCCCCACCTTTTTGACTAGAAAAAAGTTTAACTTGCATTACTCAGATTACCCCATTACTTGTACAGTACGGTATATGTCAACCTAGTACACTTCCgttatgttggactacaattcccatcagccacagccagcaaagGCTGCTCTTAAGCATCCTGCCCATAAGCACTCAGCATACTGAATCATGTCTATCTATAATTGGCAACAATGAGTTATTCTTTGAAGGTATGGAGAAGAGGTGAGTGACTGGCGACATgatagtttataaaattatgcatggcataaagaaaatggatagagaaatagttttctccctctctcacatttagttgagattcctgcattgcagggagtagatgacacttggggtcccttccaactcttttattttattactaaaaCTTAACGGGCACCCAATGAAGCTgtatattggaagattcagggcagataaaggacttattcacacagcacatagttaaactgtggaactcactcctacacgaggcagtgatagccatctaccagatggctttaaaagagaattagacaaattcatggaggagaaactAGCCACGAAGGTTGTGCTCAGCTCTATgattggagacagcaatgcttctgagtaccagtttctTGAAACCACAAAAGGGAAGAGTGCttgtgtgcttgaatcctgcttgctggttttccacaggcatctgattgaccagatccagcaggcttttcttatattcGTATGGAATACTACAGCTACAGCGGTGTCTTTTTTAAGCTTTACTCCATACACGTATGCCATCTTGTGCTGGTTCGCTTTAAGTTGACTTTTGCCTGTAAATGATGGTGGATACTCTCCTAGCAGTCTGATGACACAGCCTTCCTGAAAGTTGCTTAGGGTGTGCCACTGAGCAGTTTCCCtttacattctctttcaaaggatTATCCTGGGTGCTTGGAGATGCTGAAGAGTTGCCCTTCAACAATGACAGTTTCGACATATACACAATTGCCTTTGGTATCCGGAATGTCACTCATATAGACCAGGTGAGCATGGGGGGCATTGGTTAGATCTTGCTGGATTTTACTCTTTGAAGAACACAACagcttgttctgctggatcagagcgaGGTCCATATAgtccatgggtaagcaaactaaggcccgggggctggatccagcccaatcgccttctaaatccagcccacggaaggtccgggaatcagcatgtttttacatgagtagaatgtgtacctttatttaaaatgcatctctgggttatttgtggggcataggaattcgttcatttcccccccaaaaaatatagtttggccccctccagggtctgagggacagtgggccgcccccccccctgtggaaaaAGCTGGCCCCTGTGTAGTCAACCATTCTGTTTCCAATGCTAGCTAGTCATTTGCCTCTGGAAGAGAAGGGTATGGCTTTcctgtgtttattattattgagacGGGTAGCAGCACAAGAGCCCTACTGAATCAGACAATCTAGCCTACTATCCTGGCCTCATAGTGTCcaaccacatacagtggtacctcgacttacgaaggggATCCgttcttcggaagtcgaatcgtccattttgcgcatgtgcaaagcgcgattttgcgctttgcgcactCACAGACCATGCgccccgcttctgcgcatgcacagatcgctcacgcggcgaaaatacttccgggtttgtggacttcgtaagtcgaggtaccactgtacatgcctaTGGGAATtcagcaagcaggacctcagcacaACAGCGCATatgctctccagcagctggtattgagaggcataatgcctctaaTGCTGGAAGTAGTACATGGTCATTATctgcctatgccaggcatccccaaacttcggccctccagattttgggactacaattcccatcatccctgaccactggccctgttagctagggatcatgggagttgtaggccaaaacatctggagggccgcagtttggggatgcctggcctatgcaTTTGCCTAGTCAGCTTCTAAAATCATCCTAGTTGTTAGATTCATTGAGCTTCTTTACTTGAGAACTTGGGATTTACGAGAACGAGTCAATATAATGCTGAGATTATGATCAGCTTCAGGAGGGGAAAAAGGCAAAAGGAGAGAGTAGTCTGCCTGGGTCTCTTTGTCCTGTTACCAAACTTGCACAGGTGCCTAACTTGCTTGGTACCTTGATGCTTTGTCAGGtggggctcccccctccctttctcataGTTTGAGTttccactattttatttttacattcccAGCTAGCTTCTTCCAGCTGCTACCTGGAGAATCCATTTAACTACTGTATATTAATTTCTCTTGATTTTATTTATCTTGCTGCAAAAATAAAGCTTTTAGGTGGACATCATTAAATTGAGAGGGAAGGCAGTGGAggcctggaaaacagggactAGCAAAAGGAATAGCAGCCTAGGATTCAGCTGCTGTCATCCCTCACACAGCAGCTTGCTTCTAACTTGCTCAAAACTGGCAGTCACCGTCTCTAAAGGCAGCTGGTATATATTGAGTTTGCAAcggttcaataataataataataataataataataataataataataataatttattatttataccccgtccatctagccgggttcccccagccactctgggcggcttccaacaaaacattaaaatacagaaattcatcaaacattaaaagcttccctaaacagggctgccttgagatgcctcaAGTGTTTAGTGTTTATTAACATGAACACAGCTTGCCTTGCCAAATCCATGTTCTGGATCTCAGAATAGCACCGTGAAGCATCATAAATATGCTTACTTTATTCTTCATTCCACCTTTTTTCCCAGGCTCTTCAGGAGGCATATCGAGTCCTGAAACCAGGAGGGAGATTCCTCTGCCTAGAATTCAGTCATGTGAACAACTCCTTCATTTCCAGGTTGGGTTAGGGATTCTCTTTTTTTCATCCCCTTAAGCAAATGATGtttacctccagatgttttgaattagaactcccatcacccccgtTTGCCGGGACATAGGATTCTGGGGCTTGCAGGAGGATGGCTGTgcaggcaggggctgatgggagttagggtTGGCAGATGAGgggccccccccaacccccatctTCCTCTTATCATAGCACTGGAGAAGACAGTCACTGTCTTTTCTCCTGTGCACTCTCCATTGCAGCACTGGGTTAGGAAGAGAGGTTTAAACCTTCTTAGTCCAGCACTGTAATGGGGAGGAGTGTGGTGTGGTCtatgtgcatgtgtgcgtgtttggtggcatgtggcccctgaaggGCTGGCCAGCCTTGaagtaccactctgttctgccttggtcagaccctaCCTGGAGTATTTTGTACAGTTCTGGGCAGTTTAAAATGGATATTGACAAGATGTTGGAAGATGTGCAGAAGGCAACCAAGaagataaagggtctggaaaccaagccttgtggggAAGGTTTGAGGGAGCTGGATATTTTTAGCCTGACGATTGAGAGgtcatatgatagccatcttcaaatatctaaagggtttgtcacatggaagatggagcaagattgttttatgttgcttcagagggtaggactcgaatcaaAGGTTTCaagtggcaagaaaggagattgatCTGCAATATCTGTATTAACCTACTGGTGTTTTTGCCCCTTTTGCAGTTTGTATGAtctgtatagcttccaggttatccCTGTGCTGGGCGAGGTTATTGCTGGTGACTGGAAATCCTACCAGTATCTCGTAGAAAGCATCAGGCGCTTTCCGTCccaggtaaaaaaacaaaaaccttttaaGTCTATATACGTTGAGGCTGCAATTGTACGTCCTAGGATTGTACACAGCAAATGTCCCAGGTGAGGTGCACTGTGAAATGTTCAGGAATCCCAGAGTTTCATCACTTATTGAAGTATCGCCATTGTTGCATTTCAGGTAGAATTCAAGGAGATGATTGAAGATGCAGGCTTTCTGAAGGTGGACTATCAGAACCTGGGTTCAGGCATTGTGGCTATTCACTCTGGCTTCAAGTTATGACTTTCGTCTTATAGTGTACAAGTTTCAAAATGAAAGGGTGGACTGAACTCTGATGGCCAAATTCAAATGGCTAGGCCTTGCAACACACTTGGCATCATGCCATCAAAGCACACTAATCCCTTGGGGAATTATATTTCAGTTATCAGTCAGCTGCTGTATTCTGCTGCTGTAGTCATGTGACAGCTGGGTAAGCATCTGCCTCATCTTGCTATGGAACAACACATGAACCACTGGAAGATGCGACTTTTATTTCagtgagaattttttaaaaaatatgatggGTTTAGGCAGTTCTGTTCATGAGGGCAGCTGCATTTTAAGACTCAAGTAATTTCAATCATGTCAACCACCTTTTGTGTAGCCATGTGTGGCACCCACTAGCCTCAAAAAAAGGGTGTGCACTTACTGGGTAAAAGTCAGTGAAGCACCAGTCTGTCATCAGAGGTGCCAGTTGTGAGATTTCTTgctgtatttattaaatatatatctaaATTTTCAAATTTCTTTAATTGAAATAAGACTTGTAGTTTGTTTGAACCTCAAAATGGATGTAGCCTCTGTGTAGAGGACAACCAATGGTACATACCCTAATTATGCTAGCTCTATTCTTCACAAATTCTTAATCCAAGATGGAGGTCCTCATCTACAAACtctattattatttcttgaatttatatactgccctatacccagaggtttaTGGCAACACACTCATAATCCTCATCTCCTGCTGTAATGTAAGCATGTGTAACTACAGTAACGACCATGTTATTTCTTCTCAAGAAAACTCTACCATATGAGGTTATggagctgccccccccatcctttaAATAGTAGCATCATGTATGTGGTACTGCATGATTACAATATATTCA encodes:
- the COQ5 gene encoding 2-methoxy-6-polyprenyl-1,4-benzoquinol methylase, mitochondrial, producing the protein MAASMVVVSRRVWDGCRRGQRVLRLLRGLCSGGQRPATDGETHFGFQTVSESEKSEKVYQVFENVAKKYDLMNDSMSLGIHRLWKDNLLHQMNPYPGSQLLDVAGGTGDIAFRFINYVRSQRERRVQQQLRSHQNLSYEEITKLYHEEEHQSLGGSHVVVCDINKEMLKVGKKKSQRLGYSQGLSWVLGDAEELPFNNDSFDIYTIAFGIRNVTHIDQALQEAYRVLKPGGRFLCLEFSHVNNSFISSLYDLYSFQVIPVLGEVIAGDWKSYQYLVESIRRFPSQVEFKEMIEDAGFLKVDYQNLGSGIVAIHSGFKL